The Populus alba chromosome 6, ASM523922v2, whole genome shotgun sequence genome contains a region encoding:
- the LOC118048355 gene encoding probable pectate lyase 12 — protein MLTRSCIVLTLILSSFSPLGSAMLNRTLLTPHPNPEEVVQEVQRRVNASVSRRQTLQVLSQEDQSTCLTGNPIDDCWKCDPDWPNNRQRLADCAIGFGQYAMGGKNGEYYIVTDSSDDDAVNPRPGTLRYAVIQPQPLWIVFPTNMLIKLSQELIFNSYKTLDGRGANVHISGGGCITLQYISNVIIHNIHIHHCVQSGDTNVRSSPTHFGYRTKSDGDGISIFGSKDIWIDHCSLSHCKDGLIDAVMGSTGITISNNFFSHHNEVMLLGHSDDYSPDSGMQVTIAFNHFGEKLVQRMPRCRRGYIHVVNNDFTQWEMYAIGGSGNPTINSQGNRYTAPSNRNAKEVTKRVDTAEDDWRGWNWRSEGDILVNGAFFVASGAELEVKYEKAYSVEPKSAVLIDLLTMHSGVLGVGGRNNNLGMWSTGSDGGKEGLGSGEGDDYLDDYSGSSISLPPPSPYALLPILTALIYLLSFQYIIAAALTSML, from the exons ATGCTTACAAGAAGCTGCATTGTCCTAACTCTGATTCTTAGCTCATTTTCTCCACTTGGGTCGGCAATGCTTAACCGCACCCTTCTCACCCCACACCCCAACCCTGAAGAAGTTGTTCAAGAAGTTCAGAG AAGAGTAAATGCTTCCGTGTCAAGAAGGCAAACGCTACAAGTACTATCTCAAGAAGATCAATCCACATGCCTAACAGGTAACCCCATTGATGATTGCTGGAAGTGTGACCCAGACTGGCCCAACAATCGCCAGAGGCTGGCGGATTGCGCTATTGGGTTCGGGCAGTACGCCATGGGTGGCAAGAACGGTGAATACTACATAGTGACTGACTCCTCGGATGACGACGCCGTCAATCCAAGGCCGGGCACTCTCAGATATGCTGTGATACAACCTCAGCCCCTTTGGATTGTGTTTCCCACTAACATGCTCATTAAATTGTCCCAAGAACTCATTTTTAATAGCTATAAAACCCTTGATGGGCGTGGGGCTAATGTTCACATTTCGGGTGGTGGCTGCATTACTCTGCAGTATATCAGCAATGTTATTATTCACAACATACACATTCACCATTGTGTTCAGTCAG GTGATACCAATGTGCGTTCAAGCCCGACCCACTTTGGGTACCGGACCAAGTCCGATGGTGATGGCATTTCCATCTTCGGCTCCAAAGACATATGGATTGATCACTGCTCACTTTCTCACTGTAAGGACGGTCTGATTGATGCTGTGATGGGGTCCACAGggatcacaatatcaaacaactTTTTCTCCCATCACAATGAGGTTATGCTGCTAGGTCACAGTGATGATTACTCGCCTGACTCCGGGATGCAGGTGACCATAGCCTTCAACCACTTTGGAGAGAAGTTGGTGCAGAGAATGCCTAGATGTAGAAGAGGGTATATTCATGTGGTGAATAATGATTTTACACAGTGGGAAATGTACGCTATTGGTGGTAGTGGTAACCCTACCATTAACAGCCAAGGGAATCGCTACACAGCTCCTTCCAATCGCAATGCTAAAGag GTTACAAAGCGGGTGGACACGGCGGAAGATGATTGGAGAGGTTGGAATTGGAGATCGGAGGGAGACATATTGGTTAACGGAGCATTTTTTGTGGCCTCAGGTGCGGAACTAGAGGTGAAGTATGAGAAGGCCTACAGTGTGGAGCCCAAGTCAGCTGTTCTCATTGACCTCCTCACCATGCATTCTGGCGTCCTCGGTGTTGGTGGCAG GAACAACAATCTGGGAATGTGGAGCACAGGGTCAGATGGCGGCAAAGAGGGATTAGGATCCGGCGAAGGCGATGACTATTTGGATGACTACTCCGGTAGCAGTATTTCGTTGCCGCCTCCCTCTCCATATGCTCTTCTTCCTATTTTGACTGCACTGATCTACTTGTTATCTTTCCAGTACATTATAGCAGCAGCACTGACATCCATGTTGTAG
- the LOC118048352 gene encoding transcription factor MYB27 isoform X1, with protein sequence MAYQGDKLRKGPWHEEEDELLTASATLLEERKWDSIARLSGLMRSGKSCRMRWLNYLRPNLKRGHISAEEEQIITQFHGQWGNKWARIARRLPGRTDNEIKNYWRTHMRKEIQTQEEGNFQPKVYSAKPELLYQNSDSTSAWKYSIRDYNSADDNIGPAGSSLEHYELSSLTHMNSPYETRQYDWIPKLSSDQSQTEVHGEGNGLDCCFCDPAWNSEDSDTSALVSLGSLWDMN encoded by the exons ATGGCTTATCAAGGAGACAAATTGCGTAAAGGGCCATGGCATGAGGAGGAAGATGAGCTATTAACAGCTTCTGCAACTCTTTTAGAGGAGCGAAAGTGGGACTCCATAGCAAGATTATCTG GTCTGATGAGGAGCGGTAAGAGTTGCAGAATGAGGTGGCTGAACTACCTTCGACCCAATCTGAAGCGCGGTCATATAAGTGCGGAAGAAGAGCAGATTATTACTCAATTTCATGGGCAATGGGGTAACAA ATGGGCAAGGATTGCTCGAAGGTTGCCCGGTAGAACTGACAATGAGATCAAGAACTACTGGAGAACTCATATGAGAAAGGAAATACAAACCCAAGAAGAAG GAAATTTCCAGCCCAAAGTTTACAGTGCAAAACCAGAGTTGCTGTATCAAAATAGCGACAGTACTAGTGCCTGGAAATATAGCATCAGAGACTACAACTCTGCTGATGATAATATCGGACCCGCAGGCTCTTCCTTGGAACATTATGAGTTATCAAGCCTGACACACATGAACTCACCATATGAGACCAGGCAATATGATTGGATTCCAAAGTTGTCCAGTGACCAGAGTCAAACAGAAGTTCATGGGGAGGGTAATGGTTTAGACTGTTGTTTCTGTGATCCAGCTTGGAACTCTGAAGATAGTGACACTAGCGCATTGGTCTCTTTGGGTTCTCTCTGGGATATGAATTGA
- the LOC118048352 gene encoding transcription factor MYB27 isoform X2 — MRSGKSCRMRWLNYLRPNLKRGHISAEEEQIITQFHGQWGNKWARIARRLPGRTDNEIKNYWRTHMRKEIQTQEEGNFQPKVYSAKPELLYQNSDSTSAWKYSIRDYNSADDNIGPAGSSLEHYELSSLTHMNSPYETRQYDWIPKLSSDQSQTEVHGEGNGLDCCFCDPAWNSEDSDTSALVSLGSLWDMN, encoded by the exons ATGAGGAGCGGTAAGAGTTGCAGAATGAGGTGGCTGAACTACCTTCGACCCAATCTGAAGCGCGGTCATATAAGTGCGGAAGAAGAGCAGATTATTACTCAATTTCATGGGCAATGGGGTAACAA ATGGGCAAGGATTGCTCGAAGGTTGCCCGGTAGAACTGACAATGAGATCAAGAACTACTGGAGAACTCATATGAGAAAGGAAATACAAACCCAAGAAGAAG GAAATTTCCAGCCCAAAGTTTACAGTGCAAAACCAGAGTTGCTGTATCAAAATAGCGACAGTACTAGTGCCTGGAAATATAGCATCAGAGACTACAACTCTGCTGATGATAATATCGGACCCGCAGGCTCTTCCTTGGAACATTATGAGTTATCAAGCCTGACACACATGAACTCACCATATGAGACCAGGCAATATGATTGGATTCCAAAGTTGTCCAGTGACCAGAGTCAAACAGAAGTTCATGGGGAGGGTAATGGTTTAGACTGTTGTTTCTGTGATCCAGCTTGGAACTCTGAAGATAGTGACACTAGCGCATTGGTCTCTTTGGGTTCTCTCTGGGATATGAATTGA